In Ovis aries strain OAR_USU_Benz2616 breed Rambouillet chromosome 14, ARS-UI_Ramb_v3.0, whole genome shotgun sequence, a single genomic region encodes these proteins:
- the LOC101112249 gene encoding galectin-7: MAGSFNVPHKTTLPEGIRVGTVLRIRGLVPDKAGRFYVNLLCSEEPGSDAALHFNPRLDESTVVFNTLERGTWGAEERGSGIPFQRGQPFDVLLIATEEGFKAVIADSEYHHFRYRIPPGRVRALEVGGDLQLELVKIF, encoded by the exons ATGGCCGGGAGCTTT AACGTCCCCCACAAGACCACGCTGCCCGAGGGCATCCGAGTGGGCACCGTGCTGAGAATTCGTGGTTTAGTCCCCGACAAGGCTGGCAG GTTCTACGTGAACCTGCTGTGCAGTGAGGAACCAGGCAGTGATGCCGCCCTGCATTTCAACCCCCGCCTGGACGAGTCCACGGTGGTCTTCAACACCCTGGAGCGCGGCACCTGGGGTGCAGAGGAGCGGGGCTCAGGCATTCCCTTCCAGCGAGGGCAGCCCTTCGACGTCCTCCTCATTGCCACCGAAGAAGGCTTCAAG GCGGTGATCGCAGACTCTGAATACCACCACTTCCGGTACCGGATCCCGCCAGGGCGCGTGCGCGCGTTGGAGGTGGGCGGGGACCTGCAGCTGGAGTTGGTGAAGATCTTCTGA